One Prunus dulcis chromosome 7, ALMONDv2, whole genome shotgun sequence DNA segment encodes these proteins:
- the LOC117635127 gene encoding uncharacterized RNA-binding protein C23A1.09-like, translating to MTSESERERSKAMEGHDDNVSMEDAVVEPMPRRAKGRGGRGRLRSQSKTLDHPNNPFFLDANEPPSQGYAPQRSIEGWIVLITGIHEEAQEDHILNAFGDYGEIKNLHMNLDRRTGFAKGNALIEYETFEEADAAISAMNGTKLFGRTILVNSAFMTGPFGSNSRRSPQLNRSRSPRMKY from the exons ATGACCAGTGAGAGCGAGCGAGAGAGATCGAAAGCTATGGAAGGCCACGACGACAACGTTTCAATGGAGGACGCAGTCGTTGAGCCCATGCCTAGGAGAGCCAAAGgcagaggaggaagaggacgTCTCAGATCACAATCCAAAACCCTGGACCACCCAAACAATCCATTTTTCCTCGATGCGAATGAGCCCCCTTCTCAAGGCTACGCTCCTCAACGTT CTATTGAAGGATGGATTGTATTGATCACTGGAATACATGAAGAGGCACAGGAAGATCATATTTTGAATGCATTTGGTGACTATGGGGAAATCAAGAATTTGCATATGAATCTTGACCGTCGCACTGGATTTGCTAAg GGTAATGCGCTGATTGAATATGAGACATTTGAGGAAGCTGATGCAGCAATATCAGCAATGAATGGCACTAAACTTTTTGGTCGGACCATCCTTGTTAACTCGGCTTTCATGACTGGTCCCTTTGGAAGTAATTCAAGAAG ATCACCACAATTGAACCGCTCCAGAAGTCCAAGGATGAAATACTGA
- the LOC117634360 gene encoding transcription initiation factor IIB — protein sequence MSDAYCSDCKRQTEVVFDHSAGDTVCSECGLVLESHSIDETSEWRTFANESGDNDPVRVGGPTNPLLADGGLSTVIAKPNGASGEFLSSSLGRWQNRGSNPDRGLILAFKTIATMSDRLGLVATIKDRANEIYKRVEDQKSSRGRNQDALLAACLYIACRQEDKPRTVKEICSVANGASKKEIGRAKEYIVKQLGLEKGQSVEMGTIHAGDFMRRFCSNLGMNNQAVKAAQEAVQKSEEFDIRRSPISIAAAVIYIITQLSDDKKPLKDISVATGVAEGTIRNSYKDLYPHVSKIIPNWYAKEEDLKNLCSP from the exons ATGTCCGATGCGTATTGCTCAGACTGCAAGCGCCAGACGGAGGTGGTTTTCGACCACTCGGCGGGAGACACGGTGTGCTCCGAGTGTGGATTAGTGTTGGAATCTCATTCCATCGACGAGACCTCAGAGTGGCGTACCTTCGCGAACGAGTCCGGCGATAACGACCCGGTCCGTGTTGGTGGACCCACCAACCCACTATTGGCCGATGGCGGGTTGTCCACCGTCATAGCCAAGCCTAATGGGGCATCTGGTGAATTCTTATCTTCGTCGTTGGGGCGGTGGCAGAACCGTGGGTCGAATCCGGATCGGGGCTTGATTCTGGCCTTCAAAACCATTGCCACCATGTCTGATAG GTTGGGCCTTGTTGCAACCATCAAG GATCGGGCTAATGAGATATATAAGAGGGTGGAAGATCAGAAATCTAGTAGAGGAAGAAATCAGGATGCATTATTGGCTGCTTGCCTATATATTGCTTGTCGACAAGAAGACAAGCCACGCACTGTAAAGG AAATTTGCTCCGTCGCCAATGGAGCTTCAAAGAAGGAAATTGGCCGAGCAAAAGAATATATAGTGAAACAACTGGGACTAGAGAAGGGTCAGTCAGTGGAGATGGGAACAATACATGCTGGGGACTTTATG AGGCGCTTCTGTTCCAATCTTGGAATGAATAATCAAGCAGTCAAAGCTGCCCAAGAAGCTGTGCAAAAATCGGAAGAATTTGATATCAG GAGGAGCCCTATATCGATAGCAGCAGCAGTTATTTATATTATCACTCAGCTTTCAGACGATAAGAAGCCTCTCAAAG ATATCTCAGTTGCTACAGGAGTAGCAGAAGGAACAATCAGAAACTCATACAAAGACCTTTATCCCCATGTATCAAAGATAATACCCAACTGGTATGCAAAGGAGGAGGATCTCAAGAATCTTTGCAGCCCTTGA